Proteins encoded within one genomic window of Atribacterota bacterium:
- the wecB gene encoding UDP-N-acetylglucosamine 2-epimerase (non-hydrolyzing) translates to MNKKIKIAFIFGTRPETIKMYPVIKESKKYPNLIEPIVILTAQHREMMDQMTELLKIKCDFDLGIMKHGQSITQINCQSLLKLEEVLMLKKPDIVLVQGDTTTTFSGALASFYQKTKIGHIEAGLRTAKKYYPYPEEINRRLTTVLADYHFAPTKNAADSLKKENINRKNILITGNTVIDSLLLMQDKQYQFSDDRINKFIKTKKQLLLVTMHRRENWGEPLENLCKSLVRIIHNNNNLGIVFPVHKNPLIRNVVFNLLSQEDNILLLEPLDYQEMANLIAASTLLLTDSGGIQEEAPALGKPVLILRSETERPEVVDIGAAKLIGTEKMNIVKEVERLLFNTDEYQKMIINKSPYGDGNASKRIIKYILFQYGLIDRPPDEFVFENC, encoded by the coding sequence ATGAATAAAAAGATTAAAATAGCTTTTATTTTTGGGACCAGGCCGGAAACAATAAAAATGTACCCGGTTATAAAAGAGTCAAAGAAGTATCCAAACCTGATTGAACCCATTGTTATTTTGACAGCACAACATAGAGAAATGATGGATCAAATGACTGAACTTTTAAAAATAAAATGTGATTTCGATTTAGGAATTATGAAACACGGACAGTCAATAACACAGATAAATTGCCAATCATTATTAAAACTGGAAGAAGTTCTGATGCTAAAGAAACCCGATATAGTTTTAGTGCAGGGTGATACAACTACCACTTTTTCCGGTGCATTAGCATCCTTTTACCAGAAGACTAAAATAGGCCATATTGAAGCCGGTTTAAGGACTGCAAAGAAGTATTATCCCTACCCCGAAGAGATTAACCGAAGACTAACAACAGTTTTGGCTGATTATCATTTTGCTCCCACAAAAAATGCGGCAGATAGTCTGAAAAAAGAAAATATTAACCGGAAAAATATACTAATAACAGGAAATACAGTTATTGATTCCCTGTTATTAATGCAGGATAAGCAGTATCAATTTTCAGATGACAGGATAAACAAGTTTATTAAAACAAAAAAACAGTTATTATTGGTAACAATGCACCGCCGTGAGAACTGGGGAGAGCCTCTTGAAAATTTGTGCAAGTCATTAGTAAGAATTATTCACAACAATAACAATTTAGGCATAGTTTTCCCTGTACATAAAAATCCACTAATCAGGAATGTTGTTTTTAATCTATTAAGCCAGGAGGATAATATATTATTGTTAGAGCCTTTGGACTATCAGGAAATGGCAAACTTAATTGCGGCATCTACTTTGCTTCTAACTGATTCAGGTGGTATTCAAGAGGAAGCACCCGCTTTAGGGAAACCGGTATTAATATTGAGATCAGAAACCGAAAGACCGGAAGTAGTAGATATTGGTGCCGCAAAGCTTATTGGCACCGAAAAGATGAACATAGTAAAAGAGGTTGAAAGATTGCTATTCAATACAGATGAATACCAGAAGATGATTATAAATAAATCTCCTTATGGTGATGGTAATGCTTCAAAAAGAATAATTAAATATATTCTTTTCCAATATGGTTTAATAGACCGCCCTCCCGATGAATTTGTATTTGAGAATTGTTAG
- the rsmI gene encoding 16S rRNA (cytidine(1402)-2'-O)-methyltransferase, whose translation MDFKQEGKLYICGTPIGNLEDITLRCLKTLRKVDLIAAEDTRHTRKLLNRYSIHKSLTSYHEFSKEKKNQYIVKYLKEGNDVALVSDAGMPGICDPGYEIINMAIRNSIEVIPIPGVSALTAALVVSGFNMNNFIFEGFIPKKNTEKKQFFLKLKEERRTIIFYESPFRIKDTINMILNIIGDRKIVICREITKQYEEILRGFISEVIERINSRIIKGELTIVLEGNQEKKNETGLFNTDLKILPEIKKKIINYSKKGYYNKDIVLLITSEYDVPKNWVYDNILKLRDKENK comes from the coding sequence TTGGATTTCAAACAGGAAGGAAAATTATATATATGTGGTACTCCCATAGGTAATTTGGAAGATATTACTTTACGCTGCCTGAAAACATTAAGAAAAGTAGATTTGATTGCTGCAGAGGATACCAGGCATACCCGAAAATTGTTAAACCGCTATAGCATACATAAATCTTTAACCAGTTACCATGAATTCAGTAAAGAGAAAAAAAACCAGTATATTGTAAAATATTTAAAAGAAGGAAATGATGTTGCCCTGGTTTCTGATGCGGGAATGCCTGGAATATGTGATCCCGGATATGAAATTATCAATATGGCCATTAGAAACAGTATTGAGGTGATTCCGATACCCGGAGTGTCTGCTTTAACTGCTGCCTTGGTAGTATCCGGGTTTAATATGAATAATTTTATTTTTGAGGGTTTTATTCCCAAGAAGAATACTGAAAAAAAACAATTTTTCCTAAAATTAAAAGAAGAAAGAAGAACCATCATTTTCTATGAGTCCCCATTCAGGATAAAGGATACAATTAATATGATATTAAACATAATAGGGGATAGAAAAATTGTAATTTGTCGTGAAATAACAAAACAATATGAAGAAATATTAAGAGGGTTCATTTCAGAGGTAATTGAAAGGATAAATAGTCGAATTATTAAAGGAGAGCTGACCATAGTCTTAGAAGGAAACCAGGAAAAAAAGAATGAAACAGGACTGTTTAATACAGATTTAAAAATTTTACCTGAAATTAAAAAAAAGATTATAAACTATAGTAAAAAAGGTTATTATAATAAGGATATAGTTTTATTAATAACAAGTGAATATGATGTACCAAAAAATTGGGTTTATGATAATATTCTAAAACTGCGTGATAAGGAAAATAAGTAA
- the holB gene encoding DNA polymerase III subunit delta' has protein sequence MIDFKEIVGHTKPKQILKNRIKNEKIGHSYLFVGNEGIGKKLTAIAFSKAINCKNISEEQDPCNKCSSCQQIEKNSSADFSIISPVDSVIKIEKIREIKSNIYLHPLTNKKKIYIFDNAEKMTTQASNSLLKILEEPPEYAILILVTSAPDKILPTIISRCCRLVFKPLEINQQKKIISGNSSIDEKQLDNLIKLSHGSPGMALDLIRNQDKIKIKDNYIDSLVKIKPEELSNYIFSSEKIFPDITNNFQDFVEMMVLWFRDTLLVKMNIDENQLFFQDKIESIRQYAQWFKKDKIILILEYLTTIPEELEKHVNQNILLENFFIRLGD, from the coding sequence ATGATTGATTTTAAAGAAATTGTCGGGCATACTAAACCCAAACAAATACTTAAAAACAGAATAAAGAATGAAAAAATAGGACATTCCTATCTTTTTGTCGGTAATGAAGGAATAGGTAAAAAATTAACTGCTATTGCTTTTAGCAAGGCAATTAATTGTAAAAATATTTCTGAAGAGCAGGACCCCTGTAATAAATGTTCTTCCTGCCAGCAGATTGAAAAAAACAGCAGTGCTGATTTCAGCATTATTTCACCTGTTGATTCGGTCATAAAAATTGAAAAAATCAGGGAAATTAAAAGCAATATATACCTTCACCCTCTGACAAATAAGAAGAAAATATACATATTTGATAATGCAGAAAAGATGACTACTCAAGCCTCCAATTCCCTTCTAAAAATTTTGGAAGAGCCACCTGAATATGCAATATTGATATTGGTGACTTCAGCTCCTGATAAAATATTACCCACTATTATATCTCGTTGCTGCAGGCTGGTTTTTAAACCCTTAGAGATAAATCAGCAAAAAAAGATTATATCGGGTAATTCTTCTATTGATGAAAAACAGCTTGATAATCTTATCAAGCTGTCTCATGGAAGCCCCGGGATGGCTCTGGATTTAATTAGAAATCAAGATAAAATAAAAATAAAAGATAATTATATAGACTCATTGGTAAAAATAAAACCAGAAGAATTGTCAAATTATATTTTTAGTTCTGAAAAAATATTTCCTGATATTACTAATAATTTTCAAGATTTTGTCGAGATGATGGTACTCTGGTTCAGAGATACTTTGCTTGTAAAGATGAATATAGATGAAAATCAACTTTTTTTTCAGGACAAAATAGAATCAATAAGGCAATATGCACAATGGTTTAAGAAGGATAAAATAATTTTGATTTTAGAGTATTTAACAACTATTCCTGAAGAACTGGAAAAACATGTTAACCAGAACATACTTTTGGAAAATTTTTTTATACGGTTAGGTGATTAA
- a CDS encoding cytidine/deoxycytidylate deaminase family protein encodes MSRPSWDKYFMEIARLVASRSTCLRRQVGAVIVKDRRILTTGYNGAPKNLAHCGEVGCLREKMNIASGTCQELCRGLHAEQNAILQAAMHGISIQNSVLYCTNQPCITCAKMIINSGIVKIFYQNKYPDELARQLLVEAGIEEVCCEYE; translated from the coding sequence ATGTCCAGACCCTCTTGGGATAAATATTTTATGGAAATTGCCCGATTAGTTGCGAGTAGATCAACCTGTTTGCGCAGACAAGTTGGTGCCGTTATTGTGAAAGACAGAAGAATACTTACTACCGGATATAATGGCGCTCCTAAGAATTTAGCCCATTGCGGGGAAGTTGGTTGTTTGCGGGAAAAGATGAATATTGCTTCCGGGACCTGCCAGGAACTATGCAGAGGGTTGCATGCTGAACAAAATGCTATTTTGCAGGCAGCTATGCATGGCATTAGTATCCAAAATAGTGTTCTGTACTGTACTAATCAACCATGTATAACATGTGCCAAAATGATTATCAATTCAGGTATAGTAAAAATATTTTACCAGAATAAGTATCCTGATGAATTAGCAAGACAGTTGTTAGTTGAGGCAGGTATAGAAGAGGTTTGCTGTGAATATGAATAA
- the tmk gene encoding dTMP kinase produces MKKKKHNKKGFFITFEGFEGSGKTTVSKKLYHILLKNGFNSVMTKEPGGTLIADKIREILLERENKGLGYKAELLLFAASRSENIRVNIKPALEDGLIVICDRFFDSTTAYQGFGRGIDMKIIQYLNDFAVEDIVPDITFFLDVDTEVGLHRSTLYSQGKEMRFEDEFIQQKQINGKLFLDRVRDGYHQIARKNPDRIRIIDTNRELEFVMSCIIKILNQRLSEKYNKEVALEI; encoded by the coding sequence ATGAAGAAGAAAAAACACAATAAAAAAGGGTTTTTTATAACTTTTGAAGGGTTTGAAGGTTCCGGTAAAACTACTGTTTCAAAGAAACTTTATCATATTTTATTAAAAAATGGTTTTAACTCAGTAATGACTAAGGAACCTGGCGGTACCTTGATTGCAGATAAGATAAGAGAAATCTTGCTGGAAAGAGAAAACAAGGGGTTGGGGTATAAGGCGGAATTATTATTGTTTGCTGCTTCAAGGTCTGAAAATATCCGGGTAAACATTAAACCGGCATTAGAAGATGGATTAATAGTTATTTGTGATCGTTTTTTTGACTCAACTACTGCTTATCAGGGATTTGGCAGGGGAATTGATATGAAAATAATTCAGTACTTGAATGATTTTGCCGTAGAAGATATTGTTCCGGATATTACCTTTTTTCTGGATGTAGATACTGAGGTTGGATTACATCGTTCTACCTTATACAGTCAGGGGAAAGAGATGAGATTCGAGGATGAATTTATCCAGCAAAAACAGATAAATGGAAAATTATTTTTAGATAGGGTGCGAGACGGATATCATCAGATTGCCAGAAAAAACCCGGACAGAATAAGAATTATTGATACTAACAGAGAATTGGAGTTTGTAATGAGCTGTATAATAAAGATATTAAATCAGCGCTTGTCAGAAAAATATAATAAAGAGGTAGCTTTAGAAATATAA
- a CDS encoding CBS domain-containing protein: MKVKEIMLKSTTSVSPDCRLEEVIEVMAIHRINGIPVVNEEQKVIGFISQHDIIKAILPNYLGIINSSTFITEFIQLSKKLKEYANHKVEEFMKKSVITVNEDDNEVMAADLLIRNKIHHLPVLRNGYLVGIVTLRDLLKAMIEEEDNYEEEKTQ; the protein is encoded by the coding sequence TTGAAAGTTAAGGAAATTATGTTAAAAAGTACGACTAGTGTATCGCCTGATTGCAGGCTGGAAGAGGTAATTGAAGTTATGGCAATACATCGTATTAACGGAATTCCCGTAGTAAATGAAGAGCAAAAAGTTATTGGCTTTATTTCCCAGCATGATATTATTAAAGCCATATTGCCAAATTATTTAGGGATAATCAACAGCAGTACGTTTATAACTGAATTTATACAGCTTTCCAAAAAACTGAAGGAATATGCCAATCATAAAGTAGAAGAGTTTATGAAAAAGAGTGTGATTACAGTTAATGAAGATGATAACGAGGTTATGGCGGCAGACTTATTAATTCGTAATAAAATTCACCATTTACCTGTATTACGAAATGGTTATTTGGTAGGGATTGTTACTCTGAGAGATTTATTGAAAGCAATGATTGAAGAAGAAGATAACTATGAAGAAGAAAAAACACAATAA
- a CDS encoding stage 0 sporulation family protein, with product MPKIVGIQFRNSGLVYYFKNNKYILEIGDLCVVKTSLGLDIGEVVIPVQHIEEKELDTPLKSILRKANQSDLEKWENLQIEEGEAYNICLGKIQKYELDMHLIRCKYLFDKSRLIFYFCADDRVDFRELVKDLAHHFKTKIELKQVGVRDKAKMIGGLGICGRPLCCSTFISDFKPVPINVAKMQSVALNLSKVSGACGRLKCCLNFESNFYKEELKKYPKLGKRILTKDGKNGKVVEVNILSKYIVIETIEKEDNEHIRNRVKISVDDWQNDKEVSKGNNHAENKPSSQRNNRRTGKKPFKNNSRQ from the coding sequence ATGCCAAAGATTGTCGGTATTCAATTTCGTAATTCCGGCCTTGTATATTATTTTAAGAATAATAAATATATACTGGAGATTGGAGACCTGTGTGTTGTAAAAACATCGTTAGGATTAGATATCGGTGAGGTAGTTATTCCGGTACAGCATATAGAAGAGAAAGAGCTTGATACCCCGCTGAAAAGTATTCTCAGAAAAGCGAATCAGAGTGATCTGGAAAAGTGGGAAAATCTGCAAATAGAAGAAGGAGAGGCTTACAATATTTGTCTTGGGAAGATACAAAAATACGAGCTTGACATGCATCTAATAAGATGTAAATACTTATTTGACAAGAGTCGCCTTATTTTTTACTTCTGTGCCGATGACCGGGTTGACTTTCGTGAATTAGTAAAGGATTTGGCTCATCATTTTAAAACAAAGATTGAATTGAAACAGGTAGGTGTCAGGGATAAAGCAAAAATGATTGGAGGGCTGGGAATTTGCGGAAGGCCCCTTTGCTGCTCTACTTTTATATCAGACTTTAAGCCTGTTCCAATTAATGTAGCTAAAATGCAAAGTGTTGCCCTGAATCTATCAAAGGTTTCAGGAGCTTGTGGCAGGTTAAAATGCTGTTTGAATTTCGAGTCTAATTTTTACAAAGAAGAGTTAAAAAAATATCCTAAATTAGGAAAACGTATCCTGACAAAAGATGGAAAAAACGGCAAGGTGGTTGAAGTTAATATATTAAGTAAATATATAGTAATAGAAACGATAGAAAAAGAAGATAATGAACATATTAGAAATCGTGTTAAAATATCAGTCGATGACTGGCAGAATGATAAAGAGGTAAGTAAGGGAAATAATCATGCAGAAAATAAACCTTCATCCCAGCGAAACAATAGAAGAACTGGGAAAAAGCCATTTAAAAATAATTCAAGACAGTAA
- the upp gene encoding uracil phosphoribosyltransferase — translation MKDVIVLDHPLIQHKLTMLRDKKTGVKDFRELADELSNLMAYEVTRDIELKEINIETPVARTKGKIISGKKMAIIAILRAGLGMVDGILKLIPSAKVGHVGMYRDPETLKPISYYAKLPKDADKRDIIIVDPMLATGGTAVATIEYVKSHTKSNIKFMCLVAAPEGIKAIHDKFPEIKIYTATIDEGLNSHAYIVPGLGDAGDRLFGTK, via the coding sequence TTGAAAGATGTTATCGTTTTAGACCATCCCTTAATTCAACATAAATTAACAATGTTGAGAGATAAAAAGACAGGTGTTAAAGATTTTCGCGAACTTGCCGATGAGCTATCCAATCTGATGGCTTATGAGGTAACCCGTGATATAGAGTTAAAAGAGATCAATATTGAAACTCCTGTTGCCCGGACAAAAGGGAAAATAATTTCAGGAAAAAAAATGGCAATTATAGCTATATTGCGGGCTGGTTTGGGGATGGTTGACGGAATATTAAAACTAATTCCATCTGCGAAAGTGGGACATGTTGGTATGTATCGGGATCCGGAAACATTAAAACCCATCAGTTATTATGCAAAATTACCCAAGGATGCTGATAAACGTGACATTATTATAGTAGATCCAATGTTGGCAACAGGTGGAACGGCTGTAGCTACAATTGAGTATGTTAAAAGTCATACTAAATCAAACATTAAATTCATGTGTCTTGTTGCTGCCCCTGAAGGAATTAAGGCAATACATGATAAATTCCCGGAAATTAAAATATATACAGCCACAATAGATGAAGGTTTAAATAGCCATGCCTATATTGTTCCCGGCTTAGGAGATGCCGGTGACCGCTTATTTGGAACGAAATAA
- the metG gene encoding methionine--tRNA ligase, with translation MKKRNAYYITTPIYYVNDVPHIGHAYTTIAADTMARYKRLRGFDVLFATGTDEHGQKIAKSAEKMGIEPLQLANQVVAKFKNLWPKLNIRYDDFIRTTEKRHEQVVQKLFNKLYEKGDIYKGEYEGWYCVTCEAFWPETQIEENKCPDCGRPVEKFKEESYFFKMSKYQDMLLQHIKDNPDCIKPESRKNEIISFIERGLRDQSVTRTRASLDWGIDVPFDSEHVIYVWFDALINYLTVAGYGIDEEKFNYYWPEAVHLIGKDILRFHTIIWFTMLMAADITPPKMVFSHGWWTMEGEKMSKSKGNVVDPYQVTDEFDADAFRYFLLRELCFGQDGNFSRKLLIQRINYDLANDLGNLLSRTVAMTKIFCDRKIPESSGKDEKYDIELHQMAEDMVEQFIQAMDEMSFNVALENIWTLVRRTNKYIDQTEPWILGRDENKKERLDKVIYHLAQSLQIISVLLYPFMPTTALKIWQQLGIKEDIEKMLIPENIKWGTLKAGTMVNPGDNLFPRIDDKKKTGKEKERKEKVPEMEKVEDKCIKEEKEYISIEEFKKIDLRVGKVLAAEDVPGTDKLLKITVDFNSETRTLVAGIKKHYSPEELIGKNIVVVFNLEPAKIRGIKSQGMLLAASDNEKVVLLTTDRKIDAGSRIR, from the coding sequence ATGAAAAAAAGAAATGCTTATTACATTACAACCCCTATATATTATGTTAATGATGTGCCCCACATAGGTCATGCCTATACTACTATTGCAGCAGATACCATGGCGCGATATAAGCGATTAAGAGGATTTGATGTTCTTTTTGCCACCGGAACAGATGAACATGGCCAGAAAATTGCAAAATCAGCAGAGAAAATGGGAATTGAACCATTGCAACTGGCTAATCAGGTTGTAGCAAAGTTTAAAAACCTCTGGCCTAAACTGAATATCCGGTATGATGATTTTATACGCACTACTGAAAAGAGGCATGAGCAGGTAGTGCAAAAATTATTTAACAAGCTTTATGAAAAAGGGGATATCTATAAGGGAGAATACGAAGGCTGGTATTGTGTTACTTGCGAAGCGTTCTGGCCGGAAACACAGATAGAGGAAAACAAATGCCCGGATTGTGGAAGACCGGTTGAAAAGTTTAAAGAAGAAAGTTATTTTTTCAAAATGAGCAAATACCAGGACATGTTGTTACAACATATTAAAGATAACCCGGATTGTATTAAACCGGAATCCAGAAAAAATGAGATTATTAGCTTCATTGAAAGAGGATTAAGAGATCAGAGCGTTACCCGTACCCGGGCAAGTCTTGATTGGGGAATTGATGTTCCATTTGATTCAGAACATGTAATTTATGTTTGGTTCGATGCCTTAATCAACTATTTAACAGTTGCCGGTTATGGTATAGATGAAGAAAAGTTCAATTATTATTGGCCTGAAGCAGTACATCTAATCGGAAAAGATATACTCAGATTTCATACTATTATCTGGTTTACAATGTTAATGGCTGCTGATATAACTCCACCAAAAATGGTCTTTTCTCATGGCTGGTGGACTATGGAAGGTGAAAAAATGTCGAAATCTAAAGGCAATGTTGTTGATCCTTATCAGGTCACTGATGAATTTGATGCAGATGCTTTTAGATACTTTCTATTGAGAGAATTATGCTTTGGACAGGATGGAAATTTTTCCAGAAAATTACTCATACAGAGGATTAACTATGACTTAGCAAATGATTTAGGTAATTTGTTGAGCAGAACAGTCGCTATGACTAAAATATTCTGTGACCGGAAAATACCTGAATCTTCAGGAAAAGATGAAAAATATGATATAGAATTACACCAGATGGCCGAAGATATGGTTGAACAGTTTATTCAGGCTATGGATGAAATGTCTTTTAATGTTGCTTTGGAAAATATCTGGACATTAGTCCGCAGGACTAATAAATATATTGATCAGACAGAACCATGGATTTTAGGCCGGGATGAAAATAAAAAAGAAAGACTGGATAAAGTTATCTATCACCTGGCACAGTCACTGCAGATAATATCCGTCTTATTGTATCCTTTTATGCCAACTACAGCTTTAAAGATATGGCAACAGTTAGGAATAAAAGAGGATATTGAAAAAATGCTTATTCCGGAAAATATAAAATGGGGTACCTTAAAAGCGGGTACTATGGTTAACCCTGGTGATAATCTATTCCCGAGAATTGATGATAAAAAGAAAACAGGGAAAGAAAAAGAGAGAAAAGAAAAAGTGCCTGAAATGGAAAAGGTTGAAGATAAATGCATAAAAGAAGAAAAAGAGTATATTTCTATTGAAGAGTTTAAAAAAATAGATTTGAGAGTAGGAAAAGTATTAGCGGCTGAAGATGTTCCCGGAACTGATAAATTACTAAAGATAACGGTTGATTTTAACAGCGAAACCAGGACTCTGGTAGCCGGTATAAAGAAGCATTATTCCCCTGAAGAGCTAATTGGCAAGAATATCGTGGTTGTATTTAATTTAGAACCTGCTAAAATTAGAGGCATTAAATCCCAGGGGATGCTTCTTGCTGCTTCAGATAATGAAAAAGTTGTTTTACTGACTACTGACAGAAAAATAGATGCTGGTAGCAGGATACGTTAA
- a CDS encoding 1-phosphofructokinase family hexose kinase: MITTVTLNPALDVIMELNNLLPNQYNAVDKVSKIPGGKGINIAKAIAVFGLDTMALGFLGGHAGHFIAENLRGYGITTNFWHIEKETRTNVIIIEHDNKIHTLLSDPGPAISQRDLERFKSIFSRVMSQTRMVTLSGSLPKDVPDDIYYQLIKIAQKKNVQTILDAHGVPFERGLEASPYLAKPDLRASNNRVFNKQIDSQENAIKIAHEILDRDVQIAVISYQDTKDIIATTEGIWLAESVNQQVINIIGTAEAIIAGFAIKLVEENPENIVEIIKFAMACGLASALTDDEEFHTKEDVVKCINCIKITKLK; this comes from the coding sequence ATGATAACAACAGTTACTCTGAATCCTGCTCTTGACGTTATAATGGAACTAAATAACCTGCTGCCAAATCAATATAATGCAGTTGATAAAGTATCAAAAATTCCTGGAGGAAAAGGTATTAATATAGCGAAAGCAATAGCTGTTTTTGGCCTTGACACCATGGCTTTAGGTTTCTTAGGAGGACATGCCGGACATTTTATAGCTGAGAATCTCCGGGGATATGGAATTACTACTAATTTTTGGCATATAGAGAAAGAAACCAGGACAAATGTTATAATCATTGAACATGACAATAAGATTCATACACTTTTAAGTGACCCCGGGCCAGCAATAAGCCAGCGGGATTTGGAAAGATTTAAATCAATATTTTCCCGGGTAATGTCCCAGACTCGTATGGTGACTCTTTCCGGTAGTTTGCCGAAAGATGTTCCTGATGATATCTATTACCAGTTGATAAAAATTGCACAGAAAAAAAATGTTCAAACAATTCTGGATGCCCATGGTGTTCCTTTTGAAAGGGGATTAGAAGCCAGTCCGTATTTAGCTAAACCGGATTTGAGAGCATCAAATAATCGGGTCTTCAATAAACAGATTGATAGTCAGGAAAATGCAATAAAAATTGCTCATGAAATATTAGACCGGGATGTTCAGATAGCCGTAATATCATATCAGGATACAAAGGATATTATCGCTACTACAGAAGGTATTTGGTTAGCTGAGTCCGTAAACCAGCAGGTAATTAATATTATAGGTACAGCTGAAGCTATAATTGCCGGTTTTGCGATTAAACTGGTCGAAGAAAATCCGGAAAATATAGTAGAGATAATAAAATTTGCTATGGCTTGCGGTTTAGCAAGTGCCTTAACTGATGATGAGGAATTTCATACCAAAGAAGATGTTGTTAAATGTATAAACTGTATTAAAATAACTAAGTTAAAATGA
- a CDS encoding rhomboid family intramembrane serine protease, translating to MFPLWDEMPTKRIPVITIILIIINSLVYYYQFFIVTDSIRFIYSFGLTPFEISQGVDIIPYGPSPIYLTIVSSMFMHGSFVHLFGNMLYLWIFGNNIEDYLGKIKFTIFYFLSGIFAAFTQILISPQSQVPMIGASGAVAGVLGAYFILFPKSRITTLIFFGFFIRLIKMPALFVLGIWIIFQLLYGFSNISLQGADAGVAWFAHIGGFIGGIILIKLIKPVRRDYYI from the coding sequence ATGTTCCCTTTATGGGATGAGATGCCGACTAAAAGAATACCCGTTATAACTATAATTCTTATAATTATTAATTCATTAGTATACTATTACCAGTTTTTTATAGTAACTGATAGTATTAGATTTATTTATTCCTTTGGTCTTACACCTTTTGAAATAAGTCAGGGAGTAGATATTATTCCATATGGTCCTTCTCCTATCTATTTAACAATTGTGTCGTCAATGTTTATGCATGGAAGTTTTGTGCATCTATTTGGGAATATGTTGTATCTTTGGATTTTCGGTAATAATATTGAAGATTATTTAGGCAAAATTAAGTTTACTATCTTTTATTTTCTCTCCGGTATTTTTGCTGCTTTCACGCAGATTTTGATTAGTCCCCAATCACAGGTGCCCATGATTGGAGCAAGTGGAGCAGTAGCAGGAGTACTGGGAGCATATTTTATCCTTTTCCCAAAATCAAGAATTACTACTCTTATATTCTTCGGATTTTTCATCAGACTAATTAAAATGCCTGCTTTGTTTGTATTGGGTATTTGGATAATCTTTCAACTGCTATATGGTTTTTCAAATATATCATTACAGGGGGCAGATGCAGGAGTAGCATGGTTTGCACATATTGGAGGTTTTATTGGTGGCATAATACTGATAAAATTAATTAAGCCAGTCAGAAGAGATTATTATATATAG
- a CDS encoding methyltransferase, giving the protein MQKINLHPSETIEELGKSHLKIIQDSNTYRFSIDSILLGEFVYTKRNERIIDLGTGCGIIPLMIYDSAKNNNIYAVEIQEKLADIAKRSVILNNLEKEINILHDDMQNLLNRFPAEFFDVITSNPPYIPAGKGKVSSKEEQLFARHEININIDNMTAICSRLLKKRGRLFLIHRADSLIQVIMVLRKYLFEPKVLKFIYTKKNQNAKRVLIEARKEGGTELKVAPPLILD; this is encoded by the coding sequence ATGCAGAAAATAAACCTTCATCCCAGCGAAACAATAGAAGAACTGGGAAAAAGCCATTTAAAAATAATTCAAGACAGTAATACTTACCGATTTTCAATTGATTCTATTCTATTAGGTGAGTTTGTGTATACTAAAAGGAATGAAAGGATAATAGATCTGGGAACCGGTTGTGGAATTATACCCTTAATGATTTATGACTCTGCTAAAAATAATAATATTTATGCCGTGGAAATACAGGAAAAATTAGCTGACATAGCAAAAAGAAGTGTTATATTAAATAATCTGGAAAAAGAGATTAACATTCTTCATGATGACATGCAAAATTTATTAAACAGGTTCCCTGCTGAATTTTTTGATGTAATTACCTCTAATCCGCCATATATTCCAGCCGGCAAAGGGAAAGTGAGCTCAAAAGAAGAACAATTATTTGCAAGACATGAAATTAATATTAATATTGATAATATGACAGCAATATGTAGCCGGCTATTGAAAAAAAGAGGAAGACTTTTTTTGATTCACCGGGCAGATAGCCTGATACAGGTTATTATGGTGTTAAGAAAATATTTATTTGAGCCAAAAGTTTTGAAATTTATTTATACAAAGAAAAATCAAAATGCCAAAAGGGTATTGATTGAAGCAAGAAAAGAAGGTGGAACAGAATTAAAAGTTGCACCCCCATTGATATTAGATTAA